Part of the uncultured Anaeromusa sp. genome is shown below.
GCCAGTACCAGCACATGCATCAGCATGCCAATACCCATGCCCACATATCCCAAAGGTCCTCCGCTAAATCCATGCATCCACATACGAAGCACCTCCTTTCTTTTCCTTATCTTCAGTATAGCGAAAGAGTATGAAGAAACGATGAAGAAATTGTGACATCTTTCGCACATGCAAGAAGAAATGGAAATAAGAGTACGAGGTGCAAAATCTATATTTTTTTTATAACTCTACTATGCACGAGGGAGCTGCTGGTTTAATGAGTTCATCGCCAGAACAAAATATTTTTTAGCCTAGCAAGAAAGGGCGACTGCAGGAATAGCACCGCTATTTCAAGGTTGCCTTAACACAGCTAGGCGGAAAAAGAATTGTCCTGGCGTGTGTACGAATAAACCAGCAGCTCCCTTAGAACCCAAACGCCTGCTTCAGCGCTTTAGCCTTATTCCGGCTGACAGGCACTTCGTGCCCATTTTTCATGCGCAAAAGGAATGAGCCGTGAAACCAAGGAACAATCTCGCGAATTTCCGCTAAATTGACCAAATACTGGCGGTGCACCCGCAGGAAAGACTGCTCCTCCAGCAGTTCCTCCACTTCTTTCAGACTCAACGGACACAACTGCTTGTTCTCCGCCGTGTGCACAAAAACATCTTTTTCATTTACCTGCACAAATACAATATCTTTAGGGTCCAGGGGCACAATATTGCCTTTTTCCAACACGCAAATCCGGCACAATGCCGGCTGCGCTTCGCCGCTGCCATGCAAAGAAAAGGAACGAATTTTGCGCAAGACCTCTGCTAAGCGATCTTCTTCGATCGGCTTGGTCAAGTAGCCCACTGCCGAGGTAGCAAACGCCTCTAACGCGTGCTCAGTAAAAGCCGTTACAAAAACGATCAGCGGCGGCCGCGACAGTTGCTTGAGTTTCTGCGCCAGCTCCAAACCGCTAAGGCCGGGCATTTGAATATCGAGAAACAAAATATCGATGGAATGCTCCACTAAATACGCCAAGGAGTCGGCTGCACGGGAAAATTTAGCGCAAATTTCGATATCAACATACTGTTTCAACAAATACTCAATTTCATCGCAAATGGGCGCTTCATCATCGACAATAACCACCTTATACCGCATGCTGTACCGTTCCTTTCCAGGGAATGCGAAGCTCCACTTGCGTTCCCTGCCCTTCCTGGCTTTGCACCTGCAGACCCGCTTCTTCTCCAAAAAGACTTACCAAGCGGCCGTTGACATTTTTCAAGCCAATACCGTCGCTGCGAAAGTCTTTCAATTTTTGCAGCGTTTCTTCCTGCATGCCAATACCATTATCGCAAACTCGAATGATTACTTGCTCTTTTTCATAAAAAGCCAGAATCTCTAATTCACACGCGTC
Proteins encoded:
- a CDS encoding LytTR family DNA-binding domain-containing protein, coding for MRYKVVIVDDEAPICDEIEYLLKQYVDIEICAKFSRAADSLAYLVEHSIDILFLDIQMPGLSGLELAQKLKQLSRPPLIVFVTAFTEHALEAFATSAVGYLTKPIEEDRLAEVLRKIRSFSLHGSGEAQPALCRICVLEKGNIVPLDPKDIVFVQVNEKDVFVHTAENKQLCPLSLKEVEELLEEQSFLRVHRQYLVNLAEIREIVPWFHGSFLLRMKNGHEVPVSRNKAKALKQAFGF